The DNA window TCTAAAATCAAAACCGATTTTAATAAAAACCGATCCCAAATAATGAGAACGGTAAAAATAATTGGCGCCATAATGTCAAAATATGACAACACTTACATTATAAGTGAAAATTAAGTGCCACAACAAAAATTAGTTAATCGTATATTGGCCGATTTGCTCCCCATGTTTCTTTTCGCCATTTTGCACTTGAAAATCAACATGAACATCTTCAGATTTAACAAAAATAATCAGCACTTCGGGTGATAAATCTGCCTCTTTGATTTGGGCAATGTCCATCGTGCCGATTGGAGATTGAGCGATGATCGCATCGCCTTTTTTCACTTTTAAATCAAAGGGCTTGCCAAACAATTCAACTGTATCAATGCCTAAATGTAATAAGATATCAGCACCATCTGTAGTATGAATGGTCAATGCATGTTTTGTATCTGCGACCATTGTAATCGTCCCGCTAACCGGAGCGAAAATTTTGTCAGAAGACGGCATAACAAGAAAACCATCCCCCATTGTTTTCTGTGCAAAGATTGGATCCGATGCATGCGTGAGACTTTGTACCTCACCGTCAACGGGTACGAAAATTTTGCCTTCGGTATCCGTGACCCTATCCTTATTCTTATTTTTCAAAAAATTAAACATATTTCACCTCCGACCTAAATCTTCCAAATAGAAGCTGTCAGCTTTGTCTTCCCACCTCGACTTGTAACGAATAAATTGTCCTGATCGTTATCTGGGAAAATACGCGCTGAGAACACGATAATGCCACCATTAATGAATATTTCAACAGAAGAGTTGTCGACGAAAATCTGCATCCTGATCTTATCTTTAATCATGAGTTTCCGATAGCGCTCGCTGCCGTACTTTGCAGCAAAAGGAATCCCAGCATCGGCTCTAGACAGTGAAACCAATTGTTCATTCTTATCAAATACCAGTTTCGTGTTTTTATCATTATCAGCATTAGCACGAATATCCATTTCAAAACGGCTAGATGTGCTCATATCGATCTCAGCATCAATTTCTTGAGTCCTATTAGCAGCCAGCAGAACTGGATTCTCTGAGACGAAGAAATCAAATTTAGTC is part of the Oenococcus sicerae genome and encodes:
- a CDS encoding PTS sugar transporter subunit IIA — translated: MFNFLKNKNKDRVTDTEGKIFVPVDGEVQSLTHASDPIFAQKTMGDGFLVMPSSDKIFAPVSGTITMVADTKHALTIHTTDGADILLHLGIDTVELFGKPFDLKVKKGDAIIAQSPIGTMDIAQIKEADLSPEVLIIFVKSEDVHVDFQVQNGEKKHGEQIGQYTIN